One genomic window of Scylla paramamosain isolate STU-SP2022 chromosome 20, ASM3559412v1, whole genome shotgun sequence includes the following:
- the LOC135110519 gene encoding kelch-like ECH-associated protein 1B: MATWHSDIEMEETGCGGKGGLGRGGASGGGAARGCIRVRHYTGASYRDSGEIKFCISEYKNDAFQMMLLMKSNQMLTDVKLEVGREIFHGHKIVLAAASPYFKAMFTGGLRESERNTVRLQGVCPTVLAHLLCFMYTGEIVINEMLVCQLLPAATMFQMNHVIDACCTFLEQQLEAGNAIGIASFAQQHGCMELYRKANTFIEQHFSEVSMEEEFLQLSSCQLLNLIQRDELNVPDEKDVYNAVLKWVMHDEDSRQPKMEHILQAVRCQYLSPRFLTEQMKNCKLLRKAPACREYLAKIFEDLTLHKPPMQKERTPNAPCVIYLVGGYSNRQSLDTLECYDVEDHQWTQLSKLPVARSGLGAAYLRGIFYAVGGRNILPNGNYHDSNWVDSFNPLTNSWKQRARMNYPRNRLGVAVLDSQLYAVGGANGTTCHNTVEKYEPDDDQWTLVHPMSCARMGVGVAVVNRLMYAVGGYNGEQRLNSVECYHPENDRWTLVSPIRIPRSGAGVCSLGNNIYVIGGYDGQHQLCSVEKYDTETDTWTSVAPIKTPRSAMTVSVWDGKIFVMGGYDGSQFLSSVEIYDYQRNEWRECRPLPWGRSGHASASSFHPCLLHSDTR; this comes from the exons ATGGCCACATGGCACTCTGACATAGAGATGGAGGAGACagggtgtggagggaagggagggctgGGACGTGGTGGTGCCAGTGGTGGGGGAGCAGCAAGGGGATGCATCCGAGTCCGCCACTACACAGGAGCCTCCTACAGGGACTCGGGAGAGATCAAGTTCTGCATCTCAGAGTACAAGAATGATGCTTTTCAG ATGATGCTGCTCATGAAAAGCAACCAAATGCTGACTGATGTGAAGCTGGAGGTGGGACGTGAGATCTTCCATGGCCACAAAATAGTGTTAGCAGCAGCAAGCCCATACTTCAAG GCCATGTTTACAGGAGGCTTGCGGGAGTCTGAAAGGAACACGGTGCGGCTGCAGGGAGTGTGTCCCACCGTGCTGGCCCACCTGCTGTGCTTCATGTACACTGGGGAGATTGTCATCAATGAAATGCTGGTGTGTCAGCTCCTGCCTGCCGCCACCATGTTCCAG ATGAATCATGTGATAGATGCCTGCTGTACTTTCCTTGAGCAACAGCTTGAGGCAGGAAATGCTATTGGCATTGCTAGCTTTGCACAGCAGCATGGGTGTATGGAACTGTACCGCAAGGCCAACACTTTCATCGAGCAGCACTTCTCAGAG GTGTCCATGGAGGAAGAGTTCCTACAGTTATCAAGTTGTCAGCTCCTGAACCTCATTCAGCGTGATGAGCTCAATGTTCCTGATGAGAAGGATGTGTATAATGCTGTGCTGAAGTGGGTAATGCATGATGAGGACAGCAGGCAGCCCAAGATGGAGCACATCCTTCAGGCAGTCAG ATGTCAGTATCTCTCACCAAGATTTTTGACAGAACAGATGAAGAACTGTAAACTACTGAGAAAAGCTCCTGCATGCAGAGAATACCTTGCCAAGATCTTTGAG GATCTGACATTACACAAGCCACCTATGCAGAAAGAGAGGACCCCCAATGCCCCTTGTGTCATATACCTGGTGGGGGGCTACTCCAACCGGCAGAGTCTGGACACCCTGGAGTGTTATGATGTGGAGGACCACCAGTGGACTCAGCTCTCAAAACTACCTGTGGCAAG GTCAGGCTTGGGAGCGGCATATCTTAGAGGAATATTTTATGCTGTGGGGGGGAGGAACATCCTGCCCAATGGGAATTACCATGACAGTAATTGGGTGGACTCCTTCAACCCACTGACGAACTCCTGGAAGCAGCGAGCCAGGATGAATTATCCTCGCAACCGTCTGGGAGTGGCGGTGCTGGACAGCCAGTTGTATGCCGTGGGGGGGGCCAATGGTACCACCTGCCATAACACAGTGGAAAAGTATGAGCCGGATGATGACCAATGGACTCTAGTGCATCCCATGTCATGTGCCAGGATGGGAGTGGGAGTGGCAGTGGTGAACAGACTCATGTATGCTGTCGGGGGATATAATGGAGAGCAGCGCCTCAATTCTGTTGAATGTTACCACCCTGAGAATGACAGGTGGACTCTGGTATCACCCATAAGAATCCCCAGgagtggtgcaggtgtgtgttcACTGGGGAACAATATATATGTCATTGGTGGCTATGACGGCCAACACCAACTGTGCTCAGTGGAGAAATacgacacagagacagacacctGGACTTCAGTGGCTCCAATCAAGACTCCTCGCTCCGCCATGACTGTCTCAGTCTGGGATGGGAAGATCTTTGTGATGG gtGGGTATGATGGGAGCCAATTTCTCTCTTCTGTGGAAATTTATGATTACCAAAGAAATGAATGGCGTGAATGCAGACCTCTTCCTTGGGGCAGATCAGGGCATgcctcagcctcctccttccatccctgccTCCTCCATTCAGACACCAGATAA